One Phycisphaerales bacterium genomic window carries:
- a CDS encoding prepilin-type N-terminal cleavage/methylation domain-containing protein has protein sequence MTRRRGFTLVELVVVLVIIGALAGLALPAYGSAVARYRLQSAAHQLRGDLDRALTYARATGTEVTVQFDAANHLVTFTGMPAGRVGGPDLVLDLRSGPMDARISAVDFSGNDFYTISGFGVPSSGGSVTLRNGEGGVVLVVDAVTGLASASP, from the coding sequence ATGACCCGGCGTCGTGGCTTCACGCTTGTGGAGCTCGTCGTCGTCCTGGTGATCATTGGTGCGCTCGCGGGCCTCGCGCTGCCGGCTTACGGCAGCGCGGTGGCCCGGTATCGCTTGCAGTCGGCCGCCCACCAGCTACGGGGTGACCTGGACCGTGCCCTGACGTATGCCAGGGCGACCGGGACGGAGGTAACCGTGCAGTTCGACGCGGCGAACCATCTCGTCACGTTCACGGGCATGCCGGCTGGTAGGGTGGGCGGGCCCGACCTGGTGCTCGACCTGCGATCGGGGCCGATGGACGCCCGGATCAGCGCCGTCGACTTTTCGGGCAACGACTTCTACACCATCTCGGGCTTCGGTGTGCCGTCCTCGGGCGGCAGCGTCACGCTGCGCAACGGCGAGGGCGGCGTGGTGCTCGTCGTCGACGCCGTGACGGGCCTTGCGAGTGCGTCCCCATGA